The genomic region CGACGGGCTCGACCTGCTGGTGGGCGGCACCAATTCGGCCACCGCGCTGTCGATGAACCAGGTAGCGGCAGAGAAGAAGCGGGTCTACATCAACATCGGCGCCGGCGCGGACACGCTCACCAACGAGCAATGCACGCCGTACACGATCCATTACGCCTACGACACGATGGCGCTCGCCAAGGGCACCGGCTCGGCCGTCACGAAGCAGGGCGGCAAGACCTGGTACTTCCTGACCGCCGACTACGCGTTCGGCAAGGCGCTCGAGAAGAACACCGCCGAGGTCGTGAAGGCCAACGGCGGGCAGGTGCTCGGCGCGGTGCGCCACCCGCTGTCGGCCTCCGATTTCTCGTCGTTCCTGCTGCAGGCGCAGGCCTCGAAGGCGCAGATCCTCGGGCTTGCCAACGCGGGCGGCGATACCGTCAACTCGATCAAGGCCGCCAAGGAATTCGGCATCACCAAGACCATGAAGCTGGCCGCGCTGCTGGTGTTCATTTCCGACATCCACAGCCTGGGCCTGGAGACGACCCAGGGCCTGGTGCTGACCGACAGCTGGTATTGGAACCGCGACGACGCCTCGCGCAAGTGGGCGCAGCGCTTCTTCGCGAAGACCCGCAAGATGCCGACCAGCCTGCAGGCGGCCGACTATTCGTCGGTGACGACCTATTTGAAGGCGGTGCAGGCGGTGGGCTCGACCGATGCCGACAAGGTGATGGCGCAGCTGAAGAAGCAGAAGATCGACGACTTCTACGCGAAGGGCTACGTGCGTGCGGACGGCAGCATGATCCACGACATGTACCTGATGGAGGTGAAGAAGCCGTCCGAATCGAAGGAGCCGTGGGATTACTACAAGATCCTCGCGACGATTCCGGGCGAGCAGGCGTTTGCGACCAAGCAGGAATCGCGCTGCGCGTCATGGAAATGAGCTGAATCCGTTCCCGCGCGGCGCCATGCGGCGCCGGCTTCCCGCCAGCGGCGGCGAGCCGGTGCAGCATGCGCCGCGCACCCTCTTCAAACGGCAGGTTCGATGGACATTTTTGGCATTCCGTTGTCGGCGATGCTGAGCCAGCTGCTGCTCGGCCTCGTCAACGGCTCGTTCTACGCCATCCTGAGCCTCGGGCTCGCGGTGATCTTCGGGCTGCTCAACGTGATCAACTTCGCGCACGGCGCGTTGTTCATGCTCGGCGCGATGCTCGCATGGATGGGGCTCCACTACTTCTCGCTGCCGTACTGGGCGATGCTGGTGGTCGCGCCGCTCGTCGTCGGCTCATTCGGCATCCTGATCGAGCGCACCATGCTGCGCTGGCTGTACCGGCTCGATCATCTGTACGGGCTGCTGCTGACGTTCGGCATCACGCTCGTCGTGGAGGGCGTGTTCCGCTCGATCTACGGCGCCTCGGGCCAGCCCTACGACGTGCCCGCGCTGCTGGCCGGCGCGACCGACCTCGGCTTCATGTATCTGCCGAACTATCGCGCCTGGGTGGTGGTGGCGTCGCTCGCCGTCTGCCTCGCCACCTGGTTCGTGATCGAGAAGACGCGGCTCGGTGCCTACCTGCGCGCCGGTACCGATAACCCGAAGCTGGTCGAGGCGTTCGGGGTGAACGTGCCGCTGATGATCACGCTCACCTACGGCTTCGGCGTGGCGCTGGCCGCGTTCGCAGGCGTGCTGGCCGCGCCCGTGATTCAGGTCTCGCCATTGATGGGACAGCCGATGATCATCACCGTGTTCGCCGTGGTCGTGATCGGCGGGATGGGCTCGATTCTCGGCTCGATCGTCACCGGCCTGCTGCTCGGCGTGATCGAGGGCTTCACGCGCGTGTTCTACCCGGAGGCGTCCGCCACCGTGGTGTTCGTGATCATGGCGCTCGTGCTGCTCGTGCGTCCGGCGGGCCTGTTCGGCAAGGAACGATGATGATGCAGAGAAAAGTGCTCTATGGCGTGCTGCTGGCCGGCCTCGCGGTCTTACCGTTCGCGGGCGTCTATCCGCTGTTCGTGATGAAGGTGATGT from Burkholderia glumae LMG 2196 = ATCC 33617 harbors:
- a CDS encoding branched-chain amino acid ABC transporter permease, coding for MDIFGIPLSAMLSQLLLGLVNGSFYAILSLGLAVIFGLLNVINFAHGALFMLGAMLAWMGLHYFSLPYWAMLVVAPLVVGSFGILIERTMLRWLYRLDHLYGLLLTFGITLVVEGVFRSIYGASGQPYDVPALLAGATDLGFMYLPNYRAWVVVASLAVCLATWFVIEKTRLGAYLRAGTDNPKLVEAFGVNVPLMITLTYGFGVALAAFAGVLAAPVIQVSPLMGQPMIITVFAVVVIGGMGSILGSIVTGLLLGVIEGFTRVFYPEASATVVFVIMALVLLVRPAGLFGKER
- a CDS encoding ABC transporter substrate-binding protein; its protein translation is MKLKILARACFGAALAATAVAAVPARAAGDVVKIGFVTDLSGLYADIDGPGGIEAIRMAIADFGGKVNGKPIEFVYADHQNKADIAASKAREWIDRDGLDLLVGGTNSATALSMNQVAAEKKRVYINIGAGADTLTNEQCTPYTIHYAYDTMALAKGTGSAVTKQGGKTWYFLTADYAFGKALEKNTAEVVKANGGQVLGAVRHPLSASDFSSFLLQAQASKAQILGLANAGGDTVNSIKAAKEFGITKTMKLAALLVFISDIHSLGLETTQGLVLTDSWYWNRDDASRKWAQRFFAKTRKMPTSLQAADYSSVTTYLKAVQAVGSTDADKVMAQLKKQKIDDFYAKGYVRADGSMIHDMYLMEVKKPSESKEPWDYYKILATIPGEQAFATKQESRCASWK